In a single window of the Saccharothrix australiensis genome:
- the gyrA gene encoding DNA gyrase subunit A has protein sequence MTETTLPPSGGDRTEPRDIQQEMQNSYIDYAMSVIVGRALPDVRDGLKPVHVRVLYSMYDSGFRPDRSYNKCARVVGDVMGNYHPHGDSAIYDALVRLAQPWALRYPLIDGQGNFGSQGNDPAAAMRYTECRLTPLAMHMLADIEEETVDFRDNYDGRIQEPTVLPSRVPNLLINGSSGIAVGMATNIPPHNLREVADGVVWALDNPDASDEETLEAMIARIKGPDFPTYGQILGTAGIEDAYRTGRGSVKMRAVVDVDEDAKGRTILVVSELPYQVNPDNLVENIANLVRDQKLTGIANIADESNRRSGMRIVITLKRDAVAKVVLNNLYKHTQLQYSFGVNMLSLVDGVPRTLRLDQMIRHYVKHQIEVIVRRTRFRLRKAEERAHVLRGLVKALDQLDAVIALIRRSDTPDVARTGLMELLAVDEIQANAILEMQLRRLAALERQKIIDQLAEIELEIADFKDILDKPERQRAIVREELLAIVDKHGDDRRTRIVPFDGDVSMEDLIAVEDVVVTITRTGYAKRTKTDLYRSQKRGGKGVQGAQLKQDDIVQHFFVCSTHDWILFFTNKGRVYRAKAYELPEANRNARGQHVANLLAFQPEEEIAQVIQIKNYEVAPYLVLATKKGLVKKSKLSDFDSNRSGGLIGINLRDDDELVGAVLCSADDDLLLVSADGQSIRFHASDEALRPMGRATSGVLGMRFNSGDELLSMGVVQEGLFVLVATDGGYAKRTPIEDYPVQGRGGKGVLTIQHDRRRGRLVGALIVDVDDELYAITSSGGVIRTSAVEVRKAGRQTKGVRLMNLGEGTTLIAVARNADEAGDVPNGDGGDQAEAEPAN, from the coding sequence GTGACTGAGACGACGCTGCCTCCGAGCGGGGGAGACCGCACCGAGCCGCGCGACATCCAGCAGGAGATGCAGAACTCGTACATCGACTACGCGATGAGCGTGATCGTGGGACGAGCGCTGCCCGACGTGCGCGACGGCCTCAAGCCCGTCCACGTGCGCGTCCTGTACTCGATGTACGACTCCGGCTTCCGCCCCGACCGCAGCTACAACAAGTGCGCCCGCGTGGTCGGCGACGTGATGGGCAACTACCACCCGCACGGCGACTCGGCGATCTACGACGCGCTGGTCCGCCTCGCCCAGCCGTGGGCGCTGCGCTACCCGCTGATCGACGGCCAGGGCAACTTCGGCTCCCAGGGCAACGACCCGGCCGCCGCCATGCGGTACACCGAGTGCCGGCTCACGCCGCTGGCCATGCACATGCTCGCGGACATCGAGGAAGAGACGGTCGACTTCCGCGACAACTACGACGGCCGCATCCAGGAGCCGACGGTCCTGCCGTCGCGCGTCCCGAACCTGCTGATCAACGGCTCGTCCGGCATCGCGGTCGGCATGGCGACCAACATCCCGCCGCACAACCTGCGCGAGGTCGCCGACGGTGTCGTCTGGGCGCTGGACAACCCCGACGCGTCCGACGAGGAGACGCTGGAGGCGATGATCGCCCGCATCAAGGGCCCGGACTTCCCGACCTACGGGCAGATCCTGGGCACGGCGGGCATCGAGGACGCGTACCGGACCGGCCGCGGCTCGGTGAAGATGCGCGCGGTCGTGGACGTGGACGAGGACGCCAAGGGGCGGACGATCCTGGTCGTCAGCGAGCTGCCCTACCAGGTGAACCCGGACAACCTGGTGGAGAACATCGCGAACCTGGTGCGCGACCAGAAGCTCACCGGCATCGCGAACATCGCCGACGAGTCCAACCGCCGCTCGGGCATGCGGATCGTGATCACGCTCAAGCGGGACGCGGTCGCCAAGGTCGTGCTGAACAACCTCTACAAGCACACCCAGCTCCAGTACTCGTTCGGCGTGAACATGCTGTCGCTGGTCGACGGGGTGCCGCGCACGCTGCGCCTGGACCAGATGATCCGGCACTACGTGAAGCACCAGATCGAGGTCATCGTCCGGCGCACGCGCTTCCGGCTGCGCAAGGCCGAGGAGCGGGCCCACGTCCTGCGCGGCCTGGTCAAGGCGCTGGACCAGCTCGACGCGGTGATCGCCCTGATCCGCCGGTCGGACACGCCGGACGTGGCGCGCACCGGCCTGATGGAGCTGCTGGCGGTCGACGAGATCCAGGCGAACGCGATCCTGGAGATGCAGCTGCGCCGCCTGGCCGCCCTGGAGCGGCAGAAGATCATCGACCAGCTGGCCGAGATCGAGCTGGAAATCGCGGACTTCAAGGACATCCTCGACAAGCCGGAGCGGCAGCGCGCGATCGTGCGCGAGGAGCTGCTGGCGATCGTCGACAAGCACGGCGACGACCGGCGCACCCGGATCGTGCCGTTCGACGGCGACGTGTCGATGGAGGACCTGATCGCGGTCGAGGACGTCGTCGTCACGATCACCCGGACGGGTTACGCGAAGCGCACCAAGACCGACCTGTACCGCTCGCAGAAGCGGGGCGGCAAGGGCGTCCAGGGCGCGCAGCTCAAGCAGGACGACATCGTGCAGCACTTCTTCGTGTGCTCCACGCACGACTGGATCCTGTTCTTCACCAACAAGGGCCGGGTGTACCGGGCGAAGGCGTACGAGCTGCCCGAGGCGAACCGCAACGCCCGCGGGCAGCACGTGGCGAACCTCCTGGCGTTCCAGCCGGAGGAGGAGATCGCCCAGGTCATCCAGATCAAGAACTACGAGGTCGCGCCCTACCTGGTGCTCGCCACCAAGAAGGGCCTGGTGAAGAAGTCCAAGCTGTCGGACTTCGACTCCAACCGCTCGGGCGGCCTGATCGGGATCAACCTGCGCGACGACGACGAGCTGGTGGGCGCCGTGCTCTGCTCGGCGGACGACGACCTGCTCCTGGTGTCGGCGGACGGCCAGTCCATCCGGTTCCACGCGAGCGACGAGGCGCTGCGGCCGATGGGCCGGGCCACGTCCGGTGTCCTGGGCATGCGGTTCAACAGCGGTGACGAGCTGCTGTCGATGGGTGTCGTCCAGGAGGGTCTGTTTGTTTTGGTGGCGACCGACGGCGGGTACGCCAAGCGCACGCCGATCGAGGACTACCCGGTGCAGGGTCGTGGTGGCAAGGGTGTGTTGACCATCCAGCACGACCGGCGTCGTGGGAGGCTTGTCGGCGCGCTCATCGTCGACGTGGACGACGAGCTGTACGCCATCACCTCCTCGGGCGGGGTCATCCGGACCAGCGCCGTGGAGGTGCGCAAAGCGGGCAGGCAGACGAAGGGCGTCCGGTTGATGAACCTCGGCGAGGGGACCACTCTGATCGCGGTGGCACGCAACGCCGACGAGGCCGGAGACGTCCCCAATGGTGACGGCGGGGACCAGGCCGAGGCCGAGCCTGCCAACTAG
- a CDS encoding DUF3566 domain-containing protein produces MTTPEKPEDKTAVITRPGAGATPEQPTAQTSSGADTTPDQEAPAAPPPWQRVTSDAQYGEARQVGPGDPAPEQPGEAGAQQPAYPASDPDTVAVARPAITGTATPPGGSRTSVNLGAANGRSASPGSARRPGRGPRRASLQVKRVDPWSVLKLALVLSVALFFVWLVAVGVLYGVLNGMGVWDKINNTANDLLQGNESSGDPLISAGRVFGVAAVVGAVNIVLFTALATVGAFVYNVSADLAGGLEVTLSERE; encoded by the coding sequence GTGACCACACCCGAGAAGCCAGAGGACAAGACCGCGGTGATCACCCGGCCGGGGGCCGGGGCGACACCTGAGCAGCCGACGGCGCAGACCTCATCGGGTGCCGATACGACACCGGACCAGGAGGCGCCGGCCGCGCCGCCGCCCTGGCAGCGGGTGACGAGCGACGCCCAGTACGGCGAGGCGCGGCAGGTGGGACCGGGCGACCCGGCCCCGGAGCAGCCGGGGGAGGCCGGTGCGCAGCAGCCCGCGTACCCGGCCTCCGACCCGGACACGGTGGCGGTGGCCCGACCGGCGATCACCGGGACGGCCACGCCGCCGGGCGGCAGCCGGACGTCGGTCAACCTCGGCGCCGCGAACGGGCGGTCCGCGTCGCCCGGTTCCGCGCGCCGGCCCGGTCGCGGTCCGCGGCGCGCGAGCCTCCAGGTGAAGCGCGTCGACCCGTGGTCGGTGCTGAAGCTGGCGCTGGTGCTGAGCGTGGCGCTGTTCTTCGTGTGGCTGGTGGCGGTCGGCGTGCTGTACGGCGTGCTGAACGGCATGGGCGTGTGGGACAAGATCAACAACACCGCCAACGACCTGCTCCAGGGCAACGAGTCGTCGGGCGACCCGCTGATCAGCGCCGGGCGCGTGTTCGGCGTGGCGGCGGTCGTCGGCGCGGTCAACATCGTGCTGTTCACCGCGTTGGCGACGGTCGGCGCGTTCGTCTACAACGTGTCGGCCGACCTCGCGGGCGGCCTGGAGGTGACCCTGTCCGAGCGGGAGTGA
- a CDS encoding DoxX family protein — protein sequence MNVIDRGRDHALALFRIVIGVLFMCHGAQKLFGVLGATGTVPITSWPAGPAGLIELVGGALIAIGLGTRVAALISSGAMAYAYFVVHQPDGLLPIQNKGELAAVYSWAFLLLVFTGPGAWALDKVIAARKQHHRSSSLANA from the coding sequence ATGAACGTCATTGACCGCGGTCGTGACCACGCCCTCGCGCTCTTCCGGATCGTCATCGGCGTGCTGTTCATGTGCCACGGGGCACAGAAGCTGTTCGGCGTGCTGGGAGCCACGGGCACGGTCCCGATCACCTCCTGGCCGGCGGGACCGGCCGGGCTGATCGAGCTGGTCGGCGGCGCGCTGATCGCCATCGGCCTCGGGACGCGCGTCGCCGCCCTGATCTCGTCGGGGGCGATGGCGTACGCGTACTTCGTGGTGCACCAGCCGGACGGGCTGCTGCCCATCCAGAACAAGGGCGAACTCGCCGCCGTGTACTCCTGGGCCTTCCTGCTCCTGGTGTTCACCGGTCCGGGCGCCTGGGCGCTGGACAAGGTGATCGCGGCCCGCAAGCAACACCACCGGTCGTCATCCCTGGCCAACGCCTGA
- a CDS encoding DUF2020 domain-containing protein, whose translation MNRALRNALSSLLVLGALTACGSADPTVPTPTTAKSAPATQSTAAPAGPPPVPQPTADGTCPYLASAFVAEANGQLVRKTRLSADQPDPACFFYANAEDVQLSVWVFHGDAKTAKAVVDRAAPVADSSPASAPDGWVGGSLAGAEGAVYAVAKEGDAVVVTSNQKQTIKARRIAETVIGNLGL comes from the coding sequence ATGAACCGAGCGCTGCGTAATGCCCTGTCGTCCCTGCTGGTCCTCGGCGCACTGACCGCGTGCGGCTCGGCGGACCCGACCGTCCCGACCCCGACCACGGCGAAGAGCGCCCCGGCGACGCAGTCGACCGCCGCCCCGGCCGGACCGCCGCCCGTGCCGCAGCCGACCGCTGATGGGACGTGTCCTTATCTGGCGTCCGCGTTCGTCGCCGAGGCCAACGGGCAGTTGGTGCGCAAGACCCGGCTGTCCGCGGACCAACCGGACCCGGCCTGCTTCTTCTACGCGAACGCCGAGGACGTGCAGTTGTCCGTGTGGGTGTTCCACGGGGACGCGAAAACGGCGAAGGCCGTGGTGGACCGGGCCGCGCCGGTCGCCGACTCCAGCCCGGCGAGCGCGCCCGACGGGTGGGTGGGCGGGTCGCTGGCGGGTGCGGAGGGCGCGGTCTACGCGGTCGCCAAGGAGGGTGACGCGGTGGTCGTGACGAGCAACCAGAAGCAGACCATCAAGGCGCGGCGGATCGCCGAGACCGTGATCGGCAACCTGGGCCTGTAG
- a CDS encoding peptidylprolyl isomerase, producing MADSNDSLVGTKVTATLHTSQGDIRINLFPDHAPKTVANFVGLAEGTKDYTEANARGEATGPFYDGAIFHRVIAGFMLQGGDPTGTGRGGPGYKFADEFHPELQFNKPYLLAMANSGPNSNGSQFFITVAPTTWLNFKHTIFGEVADQDSINVVNAIGNAPTGAGDRPLTDVVIEKVSIERG from the coding sequence GTGGCAGACAGCAACGACTCGCTCGTCGGGACCAAGGTGACGGCGACCCTGCACACCTCGCAGGGCGACATCCGCATCAACCTCTTCCCCGACCACGCTCCCAAGACGGTGGCGAACTTCGTCGGCCTGGCGGAGGGGACCAAGGACTACACCGAGGCCAACGCGCGCGGGGAGGCCACCGGACCGTTCTACGACGGGGCGATCTTCCACCGCGTCATCGCGGGCTTCATGCTCCAGGGCGGTGACCCCACCGGCACCGGCCGCGGCGGCCCCGGCTACAAGTTCGCCGACGAGTTCCACCCGGAGCTCCAGTTCAACAAGCCCTACCTGCTGGCGATGGCGAACTCCGGGCCCAACTCGAACGGGTCGCAGTTCTTCATCACGGTCGCGCCGACCACGTGGCTGAACTTCAAGCACACCATCTTCGGCGAGGTCGCCGACCAGGACTCGATCAACGTCGTGAACGCGATCGGCAACGCGCCGACCGGCGCGGGCGACCGCCCGCTCACCGACGTCGTGATCGAGAAGGTCTCGATCGAGCGCGGCTGA
- a CDS encoding rhomboid family intramembrane serine protease translates to MTEPVPPGDPVGAAACARHPDRVTGLRCTRCERPACPECLREASVGYQCVDCVSEGRRGVRTARTFVGAEFSSRTVVTPVLIAVNVLLFALTAVQASSVVSNARSPLFADLVLWPVGVYFGEWWRLVTSGFLHFGPAHLALNMIALYVLGRDLEPVFGKVRFLAVYLVSLLGGGVAVYLFGGVDTPVAGASGAVYGLMGAMLVAVLRLKLNPGSALGVIALNLVLSFTLPGISLLGHLGGLVVGAAVTAGLVYAPPARRDLWQGVAVGAAFALLVVMAFVRTAQLG, encoded by the coding sequence GTGACCGAACCCGTCCCGCCCGGTGACCCGGTCGGCGCCGCCGCCTGCGCGCGGCACCCCGACCGGGTCACCGGGCTGCGGTGCACCCGGTGCGAGCGGCCCGCGTGCCCCGAGTGCCTGCGCGAGGCGTCCGTCGGCTACCAGTGCGTCGACTGCGTGTCCGAGGGTCGGCGCGGGGTCCGCACGGCGCGCACGTTCGTCGGCGCGGAGTTCTCGTCGCGCACGGTCGTGACGCCGGTGCTGATCGCGGTGAACGTCCTGCTGTTCGCCCTGACGGCGGTGCAGGCGTCCAGCGTGGTGAGCAACGCGCGCTCGCCGCTGTTCGCCGACCTGGTCCTGTGGCCGGTCGGGGTGTACTTCGGCGAGTGGTGGCGGCTGGTCACGTCCGGGTTCCTGCACTTCGGGCCCGCGCACCTGGCGCTGAACATGATCGCCCTGTACGTGCTGGGCCGCGACCTGGAGCCGGTGTTCGGCAAGGTCCGGTTCCTGGCCGTCTACCTCGTGTCGCTGCTGGGCGGCGGGGTCGCGGTGTACCTGTTCGGCGGGGTGGACACGCCCGTCGCGGGCGCGTCCGGCGCGGTCTACGGCCTGATGGGCGCGATGCTTGTGGCCGTGCTGCGGTTGAAGCTCAACCCAGGCTCGGCGCTCGGCGTCATCGCCCTGAACCTCGTGCTCAGCTTCACCCTGCCGGGTATCTCGCTGCTCGGGCACCTGGGCGGGCTGGTCGTGGGCGCGGCGGTGACGGCCGGGCTGGTCTACGCGCCGCCGGCCAGGCGCGACCTGTGGCAGGGCGTGGCGGTGGGTGCGGCGTTCGCGCTGCTGGTCGTGATGGCGTTCGTGCGCACCGCGCAGCTCGGTTAG
- a CDS encoding PH domain-containing protein, whose amino-acid sequence MTPPRSWSPRPAVVALAWLLAATSLVFAVLGPEPTTRLFLGTATAFLLALAAYGTFVRPKLTADDTGLTVRTVTGRRHLPWHQVKVKLVHTRRLGREVATLELDWQQGDDEQLFVLTPMDLGADPRDVADVLHALRP is encoded by the coding sequence GTGACCCCACCCCGTTCCTGGTCGCCGCGACCGGCCGTCGTGGCCCTCGCCTGGCTGCTGGCCGCGACGTCGCTCGTCTTCGCCGTCCTCGGCCCCGAACCCACCACCAGGCTCTTCCTCGGCACGGCGACCGCCTTCCTGCTCGCCCTGGCCGCCTACGGCACGTTCGTCCGGCCGAAGCTCACCGCCGACGACACCGGCCTGACCGTCCGCACCGTGACGGGCCGCCGCCACCTGCCGTGGCACCAGGTGAAGGTGAAGCTCGTCCACACCCGCCGCCTCGGCCGCGAGGTCGCGACCCTGGAGCTGGACTGGCAGCAGGGCGACGACGAGCAGCTGTTCGTCCTCACCCCGATGGACCTCGGCGCCGACCCGCGCGACGTCGCCGACGTGCTGCACGCCCTGCGCCCCTGA
- the crgA gene encoding cell division protein CrgA, which produces MPKSKVRKKAVYTAPADRRTPVKVKAAGPSHPVYIAVMLGMMLLGLAWLVVNYIAGEKVPVMSDLGSWNFGVGFALMIIGLLMTMRWR; this is translated from the coding sequence ATGCCCAAGTCCAAGGTCCGCAAGAAGGCCGTCTACACGGCGCCGGCCGATCGCCGCACCCCCGTGAAGGTGAAAGCGGCGGGTCCGTCGCATCCGGTCTACATCGCCGTGATGCTCGGCATGATGCTCCTCGGCCTGGCCTGGCTGGTGGTCAACTACATCGCGGGCGAGAAGGTCCCGGTGATGTCGGACCTCGGGAGCTGGAACTTCGGCGTCGGGTTCGCCCTGATGATCATCGGGCTGCTGATGACGATGCGGTGGCGCTGA
- a CDS encoding class E sortase: MPRRGDVPVYDERVPRHGGEPAFDERPPRYAGGPAHGEPPGHGQPAPRRGDPSAPRPYAPPDRAPGGRVPGPGTGPGGFRRPPVDGPDPAARGGDLSSLGRRLNGEPDPGFRGDAGRLDAGRPDAGRPDLGRGEPARAEGEPPARRHRGGPPPAAEATRYTNAFSGSLPPPPAAPPRPARPRPVDPPTEVIEPVEDVYEDEYDDYDEYYDEAEEETRNRADDRAGGAHDRDDHGDEDRGRDDRDDPPPPADSRARKAVRTTGELLITAGLVILLFVVYEVYVTDLISAGKQDDATHALDEQWNANTVESADPRREAKYDLVEGQAFAKMYIPVFGPDYKFSVVEGTTDKHLEIGPGHYVNTALPGNPGNFAVAGHRVGKGAPFNDLDLMNSCDAIVVETQSHWFVYRMLPKSGEVAGWAQGPKAKDPKCAQVAPLGGAYDKTVGQEIVLPSQGEVINAIPHVTGAATPEAQQAALMTLTTCHPRFSDKQRLIVHAVLTQSYPKAPGFVPAELKEQ, translated from the coding sequence GTGCCACGCCGTGGCGATGTCCCGGTGTACGACGAGCGGGTGCCGCGTCATGGCGGTGAGCCTGCCTTCGACGAGCGGCCGCCCCGGTACGCGGGCGGCCCAGCCCACGGTGAGCCGCCCGGGCACGGGCAGCCCGCGCCGCGCCGCGGCGACCCGTCGGCGCCCCGGCCCTACGCGCCGCCGGACCGCGCGCCCGGTGGTCGCGTGCCGGGACCGGGCACCGGTCCCGGCGGGTTCCGCCGCCCGCCCGTCGACGGGCCGGACCCGGCCGCGCGCGGCGGTGACCTGTCCTCGCTCGGCCGCCGCCTGAACGGCGAGCCCGACCCCGGCTTCCGCGGTGATGCCGGCCGCCTCGACGCGGGCCGCCCCGACGCCGGCCGTCCCGACCTCGGCCGGGGCGAGCCGGCCAGGGCCGAGGGCGAGCCGCCCGCGCGCAGGCACCGCGGCGGCCCGCCACCCGCCGCCGAGGCCACCCGCTACACGAACGCGTTCTCCGGCAGCCTCCCGCCGCCTCCCGCCGCGCCGCCGCGCCCCGCGCGCCCCCGGCCCGTCGATCCGCCCACCGAGGTCATCGAACCGGTGGAGGACGTCTACGAGGACGAGTACGACGACTACGACGAGTACTACGACGAAGCCGAAGAGGAGACGCGGAACCGGGCGGACGACCGCGCCGGCGGCGCCCACGACCGCGACGACCACGGCGACGAGGACCGTGGCCGCGACGACCGTGACGACCCGCCGCCGCCGGCCGACAGCAGGGCGCGCAAGGCCGTCCGCACGACGGGCGAGCTGCTGATCACGGCGGGACTGGTGATCCTGCTGTTCGTCGTCTACGAGGTCTACGTCACCGACCTCATCTCGGCGGGCAAGCAGGACGACGCGACCCACGCCCTGGACGAGCAGTGGAACGCCAACACCGTCGAGTCCGCCGACCCCCGGCGCGAGGCCAAGTACGACCTGGTCGAGGGCCAGGCGTTCGCCAAGATGTACATCCCGGTGTTCGGGCCGGACTACAAGTTCTCCGTGGTCGAGGGCACCACCGACAAGCACCTGGAGATCGGGCCCGGTCACTACGTGAACACCGCGCTGCCGGGCAACCCCGGCAACTTCGCCGTCGCCGGGCACCGGGTCGGCAAGGGCGCGCCGTTCAACGACCTGGACCTGATGAACTCCTGCGACGCGATCGTGGTCGAGACGCAGTCGCACTGGTTCGTCTACCGGATGCTGCCCAAGTCGGGCGAGGTCGCCGGCTGGGCGCAGGGCCCGAAGGCCAAGGACCCGAAGTGCGCGCAGGTGGCGCCGCTGGGCGGCGCCTACGACAAGACGGTCGGCCAGGAGATCGTGCTGCCCTCGCAGGGCGAGGTGATCAACGCGATCCCGCACGTCACCGGCGCGGCCACGCCCGAGGCGCAGCAGGCGGCGCTGATGACGCTGACCACCTGCCACCCCCGGTTCTCGGACAAGCAGCGGCTCATCGTGCACGCGGTGCTGACGCAGTCCTACCCCAAGGCGCCCGGTTTCGTGCCCGCCGAGCTGAAGGAGCAGTGA
- a CDS encoding FAD-dependent oxidoreductase yields the protein MTRSLRVAVVGAGPAGIYAADTLVKSEADVSIDLFERMPAPYGLIRYGVAPDHPRIKGIVNALQRVLDRPEIRFFGNVEYGVDVKLDDLRQFYDAVIFSTGAEKDRPLDIPGIDLDGSYGAADFVSWYDGHPDVPRTWPLTASQVAVLGVGNVALDVARILAKTADELLTTEIPDNVYEGLKASPVTDVHVFGRRGPAQAKFTPLELRELDHSPNVEVIVHPEGIDFCAASMAAIRSNKQVEMVVKTLQEWAIRDVGDRPRRLHLHFLEAPVEVVGADGAVTGLRTERMELVGDGGVTGTGEFTDWPVQAVYRAVGYLSTHLPDLPFDHTSGTVPHQAGRVLDLDDQALPGVYVTGWIKRGPIGLIGHTKGDALETVTSLLADAPGLPAAPVADPDAVVRFLEQRAVPFTTVDGWRKLDAHEIALGVERGRERIKVVDRKTMTDVSRS from the coding sequence ATGACACGTTCACTGCGCGTCGCCGTCGTCGGCGCCGGCCCGGCGGGGATCTACGCCGCCGACACCCTCGTCAAGTCGGAGGCCGACGTCTCGATCGACCTGTTCGAGCGGATGCCCGCGCCCTACGGCCTGATCCGGTACGGCGTCGCGCCCGACCACCCGCGCATCAAGGGCATCGTCAACGCCCTCCAGCGCGTGCTCGACCGCCCGGAGATCCGCTTCTTCGGCAACGTCGAGTACGGCGTGGACGTGAAGCTGGACGACCTCCGCCAATTCTACGACGCCGTCATCTTCTCCACGGGCGCGGAGAAGGACCGGCCGCTGGACATCCCCGGCATCGACCTCGACGGCTCCTACGGCGCGGCCGACTTCGTGTCCTGGTACGACGGCCACCCCGACGTGCCGCGCACCTGGCCGCTGACCGCGTCCCAGGTCGCCGTGCTCGGCGTCGGCAACGTCGCGCTCGACGTCGCCCGCATCCTCGCCAAGACCGCGGACGAGCTGCTCACCACCGAGATCCCGGACAACGTGTACGAGGGCCTGAAGGCCAGCCCGGTCACCGACGTGCACGTGTTCGGCAGGCGCGGGCCCGCCCAGGCCAAGTTCACCCCGTTGGAGCTGCGCGAACTCGACCACTCGCCGAACGTCGAGGTCATCGTGCACCCGGAGGGCATCGACTTCTGCGCGGCCAGCATGGCGGCCATCCGGTCCAACAAGCAGGTCGAGATGGTCGTCAAGACCCTCCAGGAGTGGGCGATCCGCGACGTCGGCGACCGGCCGCGCCGGCTGCACCTGCACTTCCTGGAGGCGCCGGTCGAGGTCGTCGGCGCGGACGGCGCGGTCACCGGCCTGCGGACCGAGCGGATGGAGCTGGTCGGCGACGGCGGCGTCACGGGCACCGGCGAGTTCACCGACTGGCCCGTGCAGGCCGTGTACCGGGCCGTCGGCTACCTGTCCACGCACCTGCCCGACCTGCCGTTCGACCACACCTCGGGCACCGTGCCGCACCAGGCGGGCCGCGTGCTCGACCTGGACGACCAAGCGCTGCCCGGCGTCTACGTCACCGGCTGGATCAAGCGCGGCCCGATCGGCCTCATCGGCCACACCAAGGGCGACGCGCTGGAGACCGTGACCAGCCTGCTCGCGGACGCGCCCGGCCTGCCCGCCGCGCCGGTGGCCGACCCGGACGCCGTGGTGCGCTTCCTGGAGCAGCGCGCCGTGCCGTTCACCACCGTCGACGGTTGGCGCAAGCTCGACGCGCACGAGATCGCCCTCGGCGTCGAGCGGGGCCGGGAGCGGATCAAGGTCGTGGACCGGAAGACCATGACGGACGTCTCCCGGTCCTGA
- a CDS encoding aminodeoxychorismate/anthranilate synthase component II, with amino-acid sequence MRVLVVDNYDSFVYNLVQYLAQLGVECVVRRNDAVELEEVSGVGGVLVSPGPSTPDKAGRSMDVIRHCADNGVPVFGVCLGHQAIGAVWGGTVDLAPELLHGKTSVVHHEGRGVLAGVPSPFTATRYHSLTVLPDTIPDEFEVTGRTDTGVVMAMRHRELPVEGVQFHPESVLTEGGHRMLANWLAVCGFPVPEATVTELENGMRQLAAAARV; translated from the coding sequence ATGCGCGTGCTCGTGGTCGACAACTACGACAGCTTCGTCTACAACCTCGTCCAGTACCTGGCCCAGCTCGGGGTCGAGTGCGTGGTGCGGCGCAACGACGCCGTCGAGCTGGAAGAGGTCTCCGGGGTGGGCGGGGTGCTCGTCAGCCCCGGCCCCAGCACGCCCGACAAGGCGGGCCGGAGCATGGACGTCATCCGCCACTGCGCGGACAACGGCGTCCCGGTGTTCGGCGTCTGCCTCGGCCACCAGGCCATCGGGGCGGTGTGGGGCGGCACGGTCGACCTCGCGCCCGAGCTGCTGCACGGCAAGACCAGCGTCGTGCACCACGAGGGCCGCGGCGTGCTGGCCGGCGTGCCCAGCCCGTTCACGGCCACCCGGTACCACTCGCTGACCGTGCTGCCGGACACCATCCCCGACGAGTTCGAGGTCACCGGGCGCACCGACACGGGCGTGGTGATGGCCATGCGGCACCGCGAGCTGCCCGTCGAGGGCGTCCAGTTCCACCCCGAGTCCGTGCTCACCGAGGGCGGCCACCGCATGCTCGCCAACTGGCTCGCGGTGTGCGGCTTCCCGGTGCCCGAGGCGACCGTGACCGAGCTGGAGAACGGGATGCGGCAGCTCGCGGCGGCGGCCCGCGTCTGA